From the Gadus chalcogrammus isolate NIFS_2021 chromosome 15, NIFS_Gcha_1.0, whole genome shotgun sequence genome, one window contains:
- the gins1 gene encoding DNA replication complex GINS protein PSF1 translates to MFCEKSIELIRELQRMSDGQLPAFNEDGIRQVLEEMKALYEQNQSDVNEAKGAGRTDLIPSIKLRHCCLLRNQRCLSAYLYDRLLRIRALRWEYGSVLPPNIRFHMCSEELQWFNQYKKSLANFMRSVGGEEGLDITQDMKPPKSLYIEVRCLKDHGEFEIDDGTIILLKKNSQHFLPRWKCEQLIRQGVLEHVMS, encoded by the exons ATGTTCTGTGAGAAATCGATCGAGTTGATCAGGGAACTACAGCGCATGAGCGATGGACAGCTTCCCGCCTTTAAC GAGGACGGGATTCGACAGGTTCTGGAGGAGATGAAAGCTCTGTACGAACAGAACCAGAGCGACGT CAACGAGGCCAAAGGGGCGGGCCGGACGGACCTCATCCCCTCAATCAAGCTGAGACACTGCTGCCTGCTGAGGAACCAACGCTGCCTCAGTGCCTACCT GTACGACCGGCTGCTGAGGATCCGCGCGCTGCGCTGGGAGTACGGCAGCGTTCTCCCGCCCAACATCCGCTTCCACATGTGTTCTGAGGAG CTGCAGTGGTTCAACCAGTACAAGAAGTCTCTGGCCAACTTCATGAGGTCCGTGGGAGGCGAGGAGGGGCTTGACATCACCCAGGACATGAAGCCCCCAAAGAGCCTCTACATAGAG GTCAGGTGTCTGAAGGACCATGGGGAGTTTGAGATCGACGACGGAACCATCATCCTTCTGAAGAAGAACAGCCAG CACTTCCTGCCCAGGTGGAAATGCGAGCAGCTGATTCGCCAGGGGGTCTTGGAGCACGTGATGTCATGA